acgatataaacaaggatatttacaaaaagaatcgtatataagcaagtgtatgtataagcaagtatatgtataaacaggtataaatatgaacaagtataaatataaaaaagtattaacggttataaacaagtatagatgatattcacagagatattcacaaaggaatgcctaaactaacaaatcgacctttggttcgatattgcagaagaaataaatccccggcaacggcgccaaaaacttgatgcgccttcggtgaagaagactcactaagggataagtgtaccccgtcgttatcaagtaataaaattctgaaaagtccaggtatcgtccacatgatttatttctgcaagtatcgagctacttggtttcaggtgttatctaggcttaggcgggtttgagtttgtttttctaagttaatctactcctaggttgaattatactattcctagctaagttatctaattctaactaagttattctacgcctaattaagttactctacccctaattaagttaaactactcataagtgatcttttaccaatgcaattatccgaaggaacatgaagggatacgatgataatgaaaatagattgtttaagcaattgaattaaaacctaagtcacttgtgtccgaggcgattaacccgacctatcctcctaaagccCCTAGtttgtgattcccttgtaaggccagaactagctctaaggctcagcaatttgggcttaatcttctatagggtcgtcaatcctataggcactgactaggtcagattcagctcgcaatatgtgccaacttgattttgggattatcgaatgagttaaaccaatcagacaaagcataagacaaagattaaagcattaaaacaattgaatgaacaagaactatactatatatcaaagatgaaagtattgtcacgaagttacaatgagcctaggattcataacatgtatcagaggctagacagaatataaaagaagaaaaatccctttcagggaacctgtctaccaatgtaggcgtctttctaggacttaaggatggagcttgagcaatcctcggtgaacagagcttcggaggtgtcttcaatggaggtttgaaggatatggaggaggtggagaggatttctcaagatgaaaagctaagaaaattacaaagataaaagatgcctaatttacattggaaaaatcctatttatagacgcggctcggccccttttcttgacctatttcgtgtccttatgcaggtaggaagtcgtggggtccatcgtgacGTCGTAAGAAACTTCTTGTTATAAAGTGTTTTGTCACCATCCTAGTCACAATAAGCCCGtcttaataagtttttagtGACAAAATTGTATTACCTCAtaattagtttttaattattgttacaaCTATAATTTGTCATTAATCTAGAGGTTGCCAAGACTCGAACTCTCGATCGTTTGGTCCAAGCAATTCTAATActatgtcatggaaccgtttgaactaaaagctcaagatgattaaggtttaatcgtatatcttatattaatctttgaCACATTCTAATCcccaaataaatatgaaaatttgtaaattGATTTCCAAAACAATAGATTAgtctaatttgataaatattactgtcattttggttttgttttttcattttttttactaattgtaattttgtcatAATAAGTACATTAATTGCAAAAACAGTTATTTTATCGTATGAATGTTTCGTTACATCTTTATATATTTACTAGCAATAaccccgtgcaatgcacggattttatattttcattattaatttttataattaaatatatatattttatatttgataaaattataaataattttggaATTATAATTTTTCCAATCTGTTTTAAAAAGACATTACACATTATTATTTTCCAAAAGTATATAAGAAGCAATATAAAAAATTTCTTGGAATTACTTTTTGCAAAAATGTGCGGTAAATAGTATATTGAGACTCGTAAATAATATTGTTTAGGTGTTGTTGCCCAATGACCATGAAATAATGATGGAAATAACTTGGCATTTTCATAAATAGCGGAATATATAAATCTAATCATATATCTACATACAAACACTATCTAATAGTTAAtatctatttttaaaattaatcctctttatagaatataaaattatttaaacagttaaatatatattcttttaataattttttcatatatatttccACGAGTTGGTTTGTCCGTACTTTGCCCTCTAATGGGAGTATGTATAATTCCATCGTTACTTCAGTATAACTTCAAAAGTTTCCGAAATgcataaaaacaaataaaaaaaaaatcaatttagcaATATCTTTATAAAATTACATCTAAGAAAATATGATTACTTTTTgtgttaaggtgcaaaaatatctccaacattttgggtcaggaataattttacctctaacgtttaaaatggtgcattTGTGCCCCTAAAGTTGgaagttaagagcaattttaccccctaattttgataaattgggtcaatttgagaaataattcatcaaactgtcttatcggtcatgaatcttctcatttacacttcacacgtgcatcattttatcagtaacaaataacaaacatatgttgggatgtaaaaaaaatatactatcttttgtacgaattagacaaaataattcaaaaaatccaccgaatttataaatgttaaactccaattctattattaaattacaaaaaaaaacatgaaatccttttttctagaacaaattgatatgtaattggtgcaaaataaggaacaaaaatatatgtgttttatggaaaaaaatcCTCTGTCCCGAATTCCCTGTCCCCTTCTCTGTCCCCATTCAAATTTTGACACGTGTCCCTTTAACTACACTTTAACAAAAGTTAAGTATATCTAACCATAGTTAGTAACAATAAAGTAAGATAAAAGGgacacgtgtcaaaaattgaatGGGGGATAGAGAAGGGGACAGAGAATTCGGGACAGAGGATTTTTTTCCGTGTTTTATAATAGGTCTGAAATTGACCCGATTTATCAACtttgggggtaaaattgctcttggctacaaacgttatgGGTAcaactttgccaaatttgaaaCTGTCTAAACGTCTATATGGGTCAAAATGAACATGTTTAccaactttaagggtccaattGGCCCTTAATTCGTAAATTCAAGTGAGTCAAACTAAAATGATTTgtaattagttttttttgataatttttctaTTCCGTAGCAATTGCTAAGAGTGACATCAAGTAGTTGAAAGCACAATTTCTGACCTCAAAACAGAAGAATAACAAATAAAGAATGTGTTCATGCAGGTTTTGGATCTTGATTCCTGCTTAGACCATTTTTAAACCTATGCAAATTTCTACCaacttaaattattaaatactaCCTTCTAATAGGTGCCATGGGAAATGTAACTTCCATATTTACACGGATATAATGGAACTTTATAAACTATCAAGAATAGAATTATTAAATCAGATAACAAATGAATGAACATCAACACTTGATTAATTTCGTATCAAttgttattaatataaataaccaacaaaaaatATTTGAAACTGGTTCAGTTTattgacaaacttgtttggactGAATTATGTAATagttaaataacaattaaactAAATGTGTTTAAAACTAGTGTTGAACGCTGTGTAATGCGCAAAatgtataatattttattaaaaaaatattgcaTGGATGtataatattttatagaaaaaaaagtATTGCTAAAAAAATATTCCACAGCATTTATAATCTCTTATAAAAGAATAATTATTGCAGCTTTTTATTCTTGATGCAGAAAGAAATTGGTAAAATATTGCCTTACTTTATTAGATAGTAATCAATGCTATTTATACACAGTTGAAGgctaaaataacaaatttacaACTAAAAGCCTAAATACACGGGAATCAAGTGCAAGTGGGTGTAGGTGAGCTCACATTCAATAAATATCTTAACACCCCCCTCTCAAGATGGAGGCCGTGATGAAACGAGTCCCATCTTGGACAAAAAAATATTAAGATGAGGAGCTGACAATGGTTTGGTGAAGATATCGGCGAGTTGAAGTTTGGTTGAAATATGCGGGGTGGATAAGAAACCCATGGTGATGTGATCACGAACAATGTGACAATCAATGTCCAAATGTTTTGTTCGTTCGTGAAAAACAGGGTTAGAGGCAATGTGAATGGCGGCTTCACTATCGCAATAAAGAGTGATAGGAAGCGCAAGTGGAATTTGGAAAACCTGTAATAAGTAAGAAATCCATTTGATTTCACAAAAAGTACTAGCCATACTTCGATATTCGGCTTCAGCAGAAGACCGACTGACAGTAGCTTGTTTCTTGGCTTTCCAGAAAATAAGCGAATTCCCTAAGAAGATGCAATATCCGCTAACAGAGCGTCTTGTCTCACGACATCGGCCCCAATCAGCATCGCAGTACCCTGTTAGTTGTAAATTGTTTGTAGAGCTGTAAAATAAACCATAAGTCAGAGTATGTTTAAGATACTTTATAAGATGGAGGGCTGCATCCATATGGTGAGAGCACGGAGTGTGCATAAACTGACTTAGTTGTTGGACTGCAAATCCAATATCTGGACGGGTAAAATTAAGATAAAGAAGACGACCTATAAACCGGCGATATTCGTCGGGTTTTGGATAAATAGATCCCACAGAAGGATCTAAAATAATATCAGGTCGCATGGGACAAAGGGTAGTCGAAGATTGTTCAAGACCAGCGTTTAGAATCAAATCAGAAATATATTTACGTTGTGACAAAAAAAATACCATCTGTAGTTCTTGATATTTCGATACCAAGAAAATATTTAGCTGAACCTAAATCTTTAATGGTAAAAAGAGTATGTAGATGCTGTTTAACATCATTAATAGCAACTTCAGAATTGCCCGTGATAAGGACATCATCAACGTAGACAATAAGACCAAGAAATATATCCGTGGTGGTATATGCGAAAAGACAATGATCTGAAGCTGCTTGTATGAAACCAAAAGAAAGTATTTGAGATGTAAATTCCTTGTTCCATTGTCGACCGGCTTGCTTAAGGCCGTATAAGGATTTTTTGAGTTTGCATACTTGACCAGGAATAGCCTTAGTGTACCCTTGTGGTGGAGATAAGTAAATGTCCTCATCAACAAACCCGTGAACGTAAGCATTGTTAATATCTATTTGATGGATGGGCCAAGACTTAGCAGCGGCAATAGTGAACAATAAACGAACTGTGACCACTTTAGCTATGGGAGAGAAACTCTCAACATAATCAATGTCATGAATTTGATTATAACCCCGAGCTACAAGCCGAGCCTTGTACCTGTCAACTGACCCATCGGGATTACGTTTGATACGGAAAACCCATTTGGTAGAAATAGGTTTTTTTCCTTTTGGAAGGGAAACAATTTCCCATGTATCATTTGCCTCAAGGGCTTGTAACTCAGTGTCCATGGCAAGTTGCCATTGAGGTTCCTGACTAGCTTGTAAAAATGTCTCGGGTTTCTTGGTTATGTCAAGTGTGGTGAGAAATGCATTATGCAATGTGTTAAAACTGGGTAATTGTGGAAGAGAAATGGGAGATGGGAAATACAAAGAAGGATTAAAAGAACTATGTGCTACAAAATCATGTAGCCATTGTGGTGGTTTAACATTTCTCCCACTCCTAGTTTGACATGTAGTCAGAGCCTGTGAGGTGACAATAGGTGGAACCAATAGTAGGGGAGGGTGCAGATGATGAAACATCTGGTGAAGAAGATTTGCTAGGTAGAGATAATGTAGGAGAAGATGGTATAGTAGGAGAAGTTGGATTTGTTATATTTGGACAGGAAATAGTGGAAGGAGATAGTGCAGCAATTGTAGAACTAATATGTGGTTGATCATTTTGATTAGTTGGATTAATGGGCCTTGTTGATGCAATTGGGAAGCTTGGGGATGAGGTAGAGTCATGTGATATGGAAGGAGAGGGTGAATGGAAGGAAATATTGTtatcattttattttgtggGTTGATAGGAATAGGTATGGTGTGTGAGGAAGTAGTTAAAATATTTGGATTATGAGGAAATTGAGTATGAGAAGATGATATATTGTCAAACGGAAAAATATCCTCACAAAATATAACGTCACGTGTTATACAAATTTGACCACTTTGTGTATCATACACTTTGTAGGCTTTGTGATCAATGGCATATCCCACAAAAATACCATTAAGAGCACGGGGATCTAACTTATCACGAGTAGGATGTAAGTtagaaaaataacatttacatccaaaaaccttcaaaaatTTATAATCGGGTATCttagaatataataattggTAAGGAGTTTTCCAATTTAAGATTTTAGTAGGTAGAATGTTAATTAAAAAAGTAGCTGTTAATAAGGCTTCTCCCCAAAAGGTTTTTGGTAATTTTGCTTGAAATAAGAGTGCTCTTGTAATCTCTAATAAATGTTTGTGTTTCCTCTCAACAATTCCATTTTGTTGAGGGGTATAAACACAAGATTTTTGATGGAGAATTCCTTTAGATTGGAAAAAATCCTTACAATTGTTATTTATAAACTCAGTACCGTGATCAGAACGTATGTTCTGAACTTTAGTTGAAAACTGAGTTTCAACCATATTTATGAAAAATTTTAAGGCATATATTACTTGAGTTTTATTTAGTAACAAAATTGTCCATGTAGTACGTGTGTAATCGTCTACAATGGTAAGAAAGTATTTAGCACCGCTAAGAGAAGTGAGTTTATACGGTCCCCAAACATCGACATGTATTAATTGAAATTTATGTGTAGTAGTTATACTTTTAGAAGTAAAAAGGAGTCTGTGTTGTTTGGCCATAGGACAAACATCACAAGTAATTTTATTAAATCTTCCATTTACAACAGGTATATGTTGCATTGCAGAAGCAGAAGCATGTCCAAGGCGGAGGTGCCATATAAGATCAACTACAGGATCGTTTACAAAATTACTGGAATGTAAAGAGGTAGTAAAATGTGCTGAAATATCAGTATCCCTACTACATTGAGCTAAGATATGTGGTATAAAGGAAGATGAGTTTAGTTCATAAAGTCCTTCATGATAAAATCCCACAGCAACAGGTTTATTAGAGGGATGGGCCTGCAGTAAACAAATATTAGGAAGAAACCTAACAACAAATTGAGAATCATGGATCAATTTTCGAACAGATAGTAGATTATGTTGAAAAGTGGGAACAGGAAGGACATTATGTATAAGCAAATCAGGTCCTAATAGAACAGAACCTATATGTTTAACCAATTTATTACTCCCATCAGGTAAGTGAACTTTATGATTAGGTGACACTGATTTATAAAATTGAAACAAATTAAGATCACCACACATATGTGATGTTGCACCTGTGTCAATTATCCAAATATTGGAACGTATAGCATGTTTAGTATTTGTATTAAAACAATTATTTATTAAGTGAGAGGAAGGAAGAGAGTTAATACCTGCATAACCAGAAAATCCAGAGAAAGAATGAGATTGATTTCCTGCATACTCTGTTGATCCCTTTCCCTTCATAACTTTCTGAATCTCTTTCTGAACATACTCAGCAAATCCAGGAGGGAGATTAGTATGAGTTCCTTCATCAAAATTATCCATTGGAGTTTCAAATTGAGCAGAAACAGCATTTGCCTTGGCTTTGTTATGTAATTTAAAACAAGATTCCTTCTCGTGTCCTTGTTTGAAATCACTTATCTCTCTTTTGAGTTGATATAGAAGTGGTCCGTTTGATGCACCGAATCTCTGCTCCAACTCTTTCCAAAGTTCTCTGGCTGAAGTTGTGAAGATGAATGCCTCAACCAGATCGCGTGCAATGGAGTTCAGAATCCACGAAATCACCATAGAGTCAACTCGTTT
The DNA window shown above is from Euphorbia lathyris chromosome 1, ddEupLath1.1, whole genome shotgun sequence and carries:
- the LOC136214076 gene encoding uncharacterized protein isoform X2, whose amino-acid sequence is MASFEDEEVSSDSSPRSPVRSVAGKSSVEGPIPAQVLPIPSNRPPTQSQKKKHNSQVPPVDFSSLHTDNKISFQYQLTTADNPGVSLVTVPLDEKNYVSWTRAIILALSTKEKLNYILCDDFQPTQGSLMYSHWKRVDSMVISWILNSIARDLVEAFIFTTSARELWKELEQRFGASNGPLLYQLKREISDFKQGHEKESCFKLHNKAKANAVSAQFETPMDNFDEGTHTNLPPGFAEYVQKEIQKVMKGKGSTEYAGNQSHSFSGFSGYAGPSL
- the LOC136214076 gene encoding uncharacterized protein isoform X1, which encodes MADLAGFDRVSFEDEEVSSDSSPRSPVRSVAGKSSVEGPIPAQVLPIPSNRPPTQSQKKKHNSQVPPVDFSSLHTDNKISFQYQLTTADNPGVSLVTVPLDEKNYVSWTRAIILALSTKEKLNYILCDDFQPTQGSLMYSHWKRVDSMVISWILNSIARDLVEAFIFTTSARELWKELEQRFGASNGPLLYQLKREISDFKQGHEKESCFKLHNKAKANAVSAQFETPMDNFDEGTHTNLPPGFAEYVQKEIQKVMKGKGSTEYAGNQSHSFSGFSGYAGPSL